GCGGAGGAGAGAAAGCCTTGACCGCAACAAGCCTTATTTTCGCGATCTTCTTGATGAAGCCATCGCCTTTTTGCCTGCTCGATGAAGTCGATGCTCCTTTAGACGAAGCAAACGTCGATCGATTCAGTACCCTGGTTCAAGAAATGTCCAAAGTCTCGCAGTTTATCGTCATCACTCACAATAAGCGAACGATGGAACAAAGCGACCGACTCTACGGGATCACCATGGAGCAACCCGGCATCAGCAAAGCAGTGAATGTTCGCGTGAAACAGCCCAATATCCAATCTTGACGAACGTATGCTCAGTCCGAAATCTGGGTCACCGTGTGAAGGTGAACGGTATTGGTCCGCTGAGCGGGTTTCAAAGGGACTTTGGTCAAGAGAACCACCGTTTCTCCCGCCTCCACTCCCCAGCGAGTCTGTAAATTTCGATTGACGTGAGTCAAAAGCGTCTCAAAATCGGGCGGGTACTTCACAATCTCGGATTCAATCCCCCAGGTAAATAATAAGCGGCGCTGCTCATTCAAACTCGGAACATAGGCAATAATCGGCGCTTTCGGTCGATACGCACTCACCAATTTCGCCGTATGGCCCGATCCGGTGAAAATAGCGATCGCCTTGGCTTGCAACTCTTGGGCCGCGTGCGTTCCAGCAAGAGAAGCGGCATTTTGATGCTGTTGATTCGAGTGAGCCCAGAGCTTCGCTTGTGTATGCCAATAGGGCATGAGATCCGAATTTTCTACCTCGCGAATAATTCGATCCATCGTTTTTACCGCTTCAACGGGGTAATCCCCCGATGCGGTTTCCGCAGAGAGCATCAACATGTCCGCCCCGTCTAAAACGGCGTTGGCCACGTCGCTTGCTTCGGCTCGAGTGGGCCTGGCGCAGCTGATCATGGACTCCAACATTTGAGTCGCTACGACCACCGTTTTTCCCTGAGCACTGCACAGTGATACGATCTTTTTCTGAGCGATGGGAACCTGTTCCAGAGGCAATTCGACTCCCAGATCCCCTCGAGCCACCATGATGCCATCCGATTCTTCGATAATCTCCTCTAAGCAGTTCATGGCCTGAGGCTTTTCAATTTTGGCAAACACCAAAGGCCTGACTTTTGACTGCGCCAACTCTCGCCTTAGCAGGCGTACATCTTCCGCCGAACGCACAAAAGACAAAGCCACGGCATCGACTCCCATTTCGGCCCCAAAATGCACATCTTGAATATCTTTCTCAGTTAAGCTCGGAATCGATAGCCCCCCCGAAGGCAAGTTGATTCCCTTGTTGCTTTTGAGAATCCCTCCAAAGACAACTTCGCACAAAACTTCTCGAGCTCCATCGCTCTCTAAGCAACGAAGCCCGATTTTTCCGTCGTCCAAGAGGATTAAATCCCCTGGCTTCACGTCTTTGGGGAGCCCCAAATATTGCGTGCCAAAGCGCTCTGGCGTTCCGAGTAAGTCTTCGGTTGTCATGCGCGTTTGATGGCCAGCTTCGAGCAAAATACCCTCTCCCAGCATCCGCCTGGTTCGAATCTTAGGACCTTGTAAATCCTGCAAAACTCCCACCGCCTTTCCAAGGTGCGCAGCGACCGAACGGACTCGATGGATCACCGCTCGGTGCGTTTCTTGATCGCCATGCGAAAAGTTAATTCGTGCAACGCTCATGCCTGCCAGAATTAAGGCTTCAATCTGTTCTTCGGAAGAAGAAGCCGGGCCCAGCGTACACATCATTCGAGTTCGACGCATCTTTTATTTTACCTTCCGCCATATGGCGACATTGATACAAATCGATAAAGCGGCTATCTGGATCAACATCGAAGCTCCACCATAGCTCACGAAGGGCA
This region of Myxococcaceae bacterium genomic DNA includes:
- the pyk gene encoding pyruvate kinase, encoding MRRTRMMCTLGPASSSEEQIEALILAGMSVARINFSHGDQETHRAVIHRVRSVAAHLGKAVGVLQDLQGPKIRTRRMLGEGILLEAGHQTRMTTEDLLGTPERFGTQYLGLPKDVKPGDLILLDDGKIGLRCLESDGAREVLCEVVFGGILKSNKGINLPSGGLSIPSLTEKDIQDVHFGAEMGVDAVALSFVRSAEDVRLLRRELAQSKVRPLVFAKIEKPQAMNCLEEIIEESDGIMVARGDLGVELPLEQVPIAQKKIVSLCSAQGKTVVVATQMLESMISCARPTRAEASDVANAVLDGADMLMLSAETASGDYPVEAVKTMDRIIREVENSDLMPYWHTQAKLWAHSNQQHQNAASLAGTHAAQELQAKAIAIFTGSGHTAKLVSAYRPKAPIIAYVPSLNEQRRLLFTWGIESEIVKYPPDFETLLTHVNRNLQTRWGVEAGETVVLLTKVPLKPAQRTNTVHLHTVTQISD